The nucleotide window AGTTGCTGTCTCGACCAGTAGATCGGAGGTGCCAGGTGAGACTGCAACAGACCTTAGCCAATACAATAACCTGCACAGGCGTTGGTCTTCACTCAGGCCAACCCGTTACCTTGACCATGAGACCGGCTTCTCCTGATACCGGCGTCGTCTTTGTCAATCGAAACGGACATGCGGGAGCCTCTCTCGCAGCCACCGTCAAGCATTTGGTCCCGACCGAGCTTTGCACGGCGATCAGCGGCAATGGATTTCAGGTCAAGACGATCGAGCATCTCTTGGCGGCACTGGCCGGGCTGAACGTCGACAATGTGTTCGTCGACCTCGATGCGGGGGAAGCGCCGGTCATGGATGGCAGCTCCGCTCAGTTCGTGCGCTTGATCCGCTCGGCGGGCTTGGTTTCCCAAGCCAAGCGCCAACCGTACCTGAAGATGACGAGACCTCTTGAAGTGGTGGACGGGTCGCGTCGGATTCGTATTGAGCCGTCGTCGACGCCGAGAATCACCTATTCCATTCAATACAACCATCCTCTGATTCAGACACAGACGTACACCTACGAATACTCGGCGGACGCATTCGAGTCGGAGATTGCCGATGCCCGGACGTTCGGGTTCTTGGAGGAAGTCGAAGCCCTATGGGCGCGCGGGCTTGGGCGCGGCGGCAACCTGGACAACACGGTCGTGTTGTCGAAGGACGGAGTCTTGAACGAATCCGGTCTCCGTTTCGCCGACGAGTTCGTCCGGCACAAGGTGCTTGACCTGATCGGCGACTTTGCGCTCCTGGGGGTTCCGTTCATCGGTCATCTGATCGCCGACCGCTCAGGACATGCCCTGCACACAAAACTTGTGAAGCAGATTCTGGATCATCCGGACTGTTGGGTGCTTCTCAACGCCGACCACGGCTTGACGGTTCCCGAGCTTCTTTCCACCGTGTCCTCCTCGCGGCCGACCGCTCCTGTGGCGCTCCAAGCCGCTTCCTGAACACCCCTGTAACAAACCCCATGACCGACCGCCCCGCCCCCGCTCGGGGGCGGTCGATTGGTCTGCGTCGAGATACCGATGAGTGGTGGGATCGTTGGTCGACGTCGGGAACGAGTGGCCTCGTTCCCGACGCTGGAATCAAGGCGGGACTTACTTCTTTTTCTTCTTCGCTGCTTTCTTCGTCGCCAAGACTCTCACCTCCCTTCGTCCTTCAGCCTGTCAGCCCCGGGGATAGACGCGCCCTTCTGCTACTGCTCTACGATGTCGCCCCCGACGTGAGCGGCGCGTCCCGCTCGCGCCGACTCGTGGAGAATCTCCCATTGCGTTGTGGCCCCGACGCCATTCCGAGCAGGATGAACCCATCGGCGCCTCGGACGGGCGGCAAGTACCAGCGGCTTCAGCAATCGGTTGAGTGGAAACAATCGGTGGGATCGTGGTCGGCATCTACGCGATCGAGCGTTTCGGCCGAGTCGCAAAACCGGTCTCGGGGTGCGAAGTCCCGGTTCAGGCGGTGGTGCTGTCGTTGATTTCCTGATAACGGTTCCTACCGAATCATGTTTCACTGCTCAGCACGAACACGTCTCTCCGCACATTCATTCACGAAACCTTGATCACCGTCTCTGCTTTATAGTCTTGCTCATGAATCAAGTCAATAGAACGAATGCGGATCGGAGCCTGCCGCACGATGGAAACCACGAGCGGAGTCGTTCAGATCCGTCTCATGCCGCGCCTGACCCACGGACAGGGATCATTCAAGAACCGTCATGCTATCATGGGACATTCATGCTTCCAGCAGACTCAGAAGACATTCCACCCGACCAATTGATGACGGTGGCGATCGAGGCGGCCAGGCAGGCCGGAGACCTGCTCCTGGACTACGCCGAGGCCGGCTTCCGCATCGAACACAAGAATCCCATCGACCTCGTCACGGACGCCGACCGTGCGGCCGAGCGATGCATCATCGAATTGATACGCCGGCGGTTCCCGTCCCATCGGATTCTTGCCGAGGAACAGGGGCCGACCGTCCAAGCCCCTTCCCGTTATCAATGGATTGTCGATCCGCTCGATGGAACGACCAACTTTGCCCACAGGTTCCCGTTCTACAGCGTCTCGATCGGTGTGGAGCGCGACGGAATCGGCCTGATCGGCGTCGTCTTCGATCCGACCAGAAGCGAATTGTTCACGGCCCAAGCCGGCGCCGGGGTGCGTCTCAACGGAACCACCCTGGCCGTCTCGCGCATCACTCACCTGGATCGAGCGCTCTTGGTTACGGGATTCGCCTATGATATTCGAGAAACCGCCGACAACAATTTGGACCATTTTGCCCGCTTCGCGCTCAAGACGCAGGGGCTGCGTCGAACGGGCAGCGCGGCCCTGGATCTCTGCTACGTGGCGTCCGGACGATTCGACGGATTCTGGGAAGTGCGATTGAATCCCTGGGACATGGCGGCGGGAATCGTCATTCTCACGGAAGCGGGAGGAACCGTCACGGATTTTGTCGGCGGCGCCCATTCGATCTACGGGAAAGAGCTGGTCGCCAGCAACGGGTTGATCCATCAGGCCATGCTGGAGGTCCTCCGACAAGGCGCACGGCCCCGTTCTTGACCGAGGCACGGCCGACGGCCGACCTGCTCAAGATCCGGCGCCCGGCTATCATATACAGCGGCAAGGTCGATGGAGTATGATCGACAGAAATCGGTGGAAGAAAAGGAGTGCGACGTATGGCCAGGTCAGTGCCTCCCTCAGGACAATCGAACGGCAATCCACCTCAGCCGGACGAAGCCGAATCGCTCGCCACGGAGGTCGAACTGCTTCGGGTTCAGGTCAGCCGCAAGGGATCCCAAGTCGATGCTCAATGGGCGATTCACCCGCAGCTCAAACAAGACTTGCTCCCCAACGAATGGCAGGAAGTCGCGGATCTCCTGGGCAAAGTGACCGGCATCGTCGGACGCCGCTTTTCCCAAATCCTCTCCCAGGCCGACGCGGGTCCGCCCAGCAACGCGTGACATTGAAGCCGGGAACCCCGATCCTCTTCTCAGCCTCAACCGTAACCTTCCAATTCAATTAGGGAGTTGTCATGGACACCTACTACCATCCCCATGATCTCGGAAAGTTCGCCGATATGGGCAAAGGCCACCCCGTCTTGTGGGAAAAATTCATGGCGTACTACAGCGCGTGCTTTGCCGAAGGAGCGTTGACGGAACGCGAAAAGGCCCTGATCGCGCTCGCCGTCGCCCACACCGTCCAGTGTCCGTACTGCATCGACGCCTATACCCAGGCGTCCCTTGAGAAAGGATCGAACATCGAGGAAATGACCGAAGCCGTGCACGTCGCCTGCGCGATCCGCGGCGGAGCCTCGTTGGTTCACGGTGTGCAGATGCGGAACGTCGCCGAGAAACTCTCGATGTAACGACCCCGGCCTACAGGTAGGGATGCTCGGGGATGGCCAACGTGAAGTACTTCCCGCGCTCTTCATAAAGGATGCGCCGGGCGGTGAGTTCGGCCAGCACCGGCGCCAAGGGCTCAACATCCGTTTCCCGGACATCACGAGCGAGCGCCGCCTGAATCTGTTCGAGGCCTTTCGCCGCGTCATTACAAATTTCTATCACCTGCGCCGCCAGACCGTCGTACCGCTTGCGGGTGGGGGACCCGGGTGTTCGCCCGTCATACACCGTCACGTAATTCAGCGCCTTGGAATAGTACAGGAACGGCCGGTCGTTCGACGTATGCAGGCGGCGCCAGCCCTCGATCGCAGAGACCAGCTCCTGATAGACATGCGGATCGACCGGCCAGTCGTCCAACTCATACTCGAAATCGTATGCGACCTTCTTCAGGTCGACCTGCCGCGCGTCGTATATATACTCGTACGCCGCGCCGGGACCCGTGATCCGCACGCCGTATTCCTGCGGCCTCATGTAATAGGGACTGAACCGCTCAAGCCAGAACTTTCCCGTCGACTCCGGCGGCTGGAGATGCAGTAACGACGGGATCAAGTCGAGCTGCCGGCGATAGTCCTCGTTCGTCTCGCCCGGAAATCCCAGGAGAATGTTCCAGGACACGGCCACCCGATAATAGAAACTCCATTTCAGGCACAGGATGTTCTGCATCGGGGTTACGCCCTTGTCCATCGCCCTCAGCTGGTTAAGGCTTAGAGACTCCAGGCCCGGCTGCATGCACTTCACCCCGCCGACCGCGAGCGTGCGGATCTGGCTCTTGTGGAGATTGCTCTTGGTTTCGATGAACACGTCCAGATCGCAGTGAGCCGCCGCGAATTTTCCGAAGAGGTTCTCGACATATTTCATGTCGATGATGTTGTCGACCAGCCTGAACCTGGCCGTGTCGTATCGATGCGAGAGGTAGGTCATTTCCTGCGCCACCTGCTCCGAAGATTTGGCGCGAAATTTCATGCTCTGCGCGTTCAGACCGCAGAATGTGCAGTGGTGTTTCTCGCCCCACCAGCACCCCCGTGAGCCCTCATATAGGAGGATGCGGTCCAATCCCTGCGACGATTCTCCCAATTCGGCCAGCAGGCGGTAGTAGTCGTCGTAATCAGGGGGACCCGTCTTGACGAAATCGGAGAAGAGCGAGGCATTGGGCGTCAGCCGGATGTCGTTTCCCTCTCGGTACGCGATGCCGCTGGGATATTCCGAGGCCTCCCGGCCCAGCACCTTGCGGACCAGGCGGGGAAAACTCTCCTCCCCTTCGCCGACGACCACGTGGTCGATGAACGGAAACGCCCGGAAGTACTCGAGACCCATCTCGCCGTCATAATTGGCGCCGCCGAAGACGATCGTGACCGATGGATACAGGTCCTTGATCAGCTTCGCCATGGTCAGGCTGGCCACGTTTTGGTCGAAGGTCGAGGTAAAGCCCACGAGGCGGTATTGCCCCCAATCGATCGAGGTGAGCGCCTGGGTCAGAAACTGAGGGGCCGTGCGGACGGCCATGTCCTCGAAGTAGCCGAGTGAATGCCCGCTCTCCTGCGTGAGCTGCTCGAAGACCGGCTTGAACACTCGCGGATATTCGGCGCGCTTGGGATTGTCGCGAAACAAGAGGTACGAAAAGATCCACTCTCCGAACAGCGCGCGCTTCTCACAGATCAGTTCATACAGCGGCGTCCCGATCTTGTGAGCGAAGCGGACGTTCAGGTGATGACAGTCAACGGGAATGCCCTGCGACTTCAGCAGGGCGGAGAGAGTGCCCAGCTGGATCGAAGGATACTTCGAATAGCTGAACGGCATATTGACGAGTGCCACCTGGGCCTTGTCGATCATCTGGTGCCTCGTGAGATCATCGGTCGCGAGCTCTCATGCCGCCGCGTTGCGGGTCGATTCGAATTCCCGATCCGCCTTGGCCGCCATATAGAAATCGCTTTCTGTCAGACCGTTGATTTTGTGGGTCCAGATCTCGACCTTGCACTTCCCCCAGGCCAGATACAGGTCGGGATGATGTCCTTCGGCCTCAGCCACGGCGCCGACCCTGTTGACGAAGGCGAGAGCTTGCGCAAAATCCTGGAAGGTATAGAGTCGTTCCAGGTGGCCTTGCCCATTCAGAGACCAACCTCCGCCGAGATCTCTTAACAGACTCTGGACGCGATCGTTGGGAAGGGGCGGGACCCCGCCCCGACAGGGCACACATTTCTGATCTGCGAGTCCCATATGAGCCTCCTGCGAACTTGTTATTGTAATGAGGCCTCTTTCTCCAACGCAACCAAGCCGTTCACGCTGCTTGCTGGGCAAAGAAGAGTCCCCGGTTGATATCTCCGATGCTGAGCATGCCGACGAGCCGGCCCTGATCCACCACTGGAATGCGCCGGAAATTCTTCAGACCCATGTACGAAGCGGCTTCGAGGATCGGGCCGCTGGATGAAATGGTCAATGGATTTCGGCTCATCACCTCCTCGACTTTTTTTGTCAGGATCTCGTGATAGCCCTCCTCCATTTCGAGAAAATCACGGCTGTGAACATTGTCATGGATATAGTCCCCGTAGTTTGGATAGAGCGGGAGCAGGATGTCTCGCACCGTCACGATCCCGACAAGGCGGTTGTCGCCTTCCACAACCGGGATCGCGCCGCAATGACGGTTGATCATTTTGATGACGACCGAACGAACCGTATCGGTAGGGAACGCGGAGACAAAACCGCTGGACATGACATCGCGGACGAACATGGCATCCTCCTTTGTTGAACAATGAGGAGCGCAGCAGAAAATGAAAAGTATTGTAAACCTACTATTGAACGGGAAACCAGGTGGGGAAACGAGGCTGTCGTCGGCTATTCGGCTTCGTCCGGAGCGCCTCCGGATTTGGCTAAGTCGTCCATTTTCACCTTGTCCGGATTGAATTTTTCAGCGGCTGTAGTCATGCGATCCAGCGCCTCGTCGAACGAGATGGCGGGAGCCTCCTTGGGACGGAAGCGGATCGGATTCACTCGGGCCACGACGAAACTCTTGAGGTAGGGGCTGGTCAAGCCCTTCGCCTTCAACGCTTCCACCTGGCGCACGATCAGGTCGTCCAGCGCAAGCACTGTGCGGGCCCGTTCCCGGCGCGTTTCGATCGCCGTGCGCATCGGCTTTTTCAAGAATTCATCGACCCGTTTCAATACCGGATGGTAGGCCCCACCGCTGAACCGTGGTCGTTCCTCGTAGCAAAGCCCCAGCGTGATCAACGACGGCTCCTCGAATTCCAGGGCGTACATCTCTTCGGAACTGTCCTCGAGCTGGGCCAGCTCCTTGTACATCCGAATCACCTCCAGGGCCTTTTCGCGAAGGTTATGCGCTTTTTCCGTATTGAGCGCGAGGATTTGATAGGCCGCGGCTGCTTCCGGCACGACGATCGCCACCAGACTCTTGGCTCCCAGCGTCCGCATGGCGGACAAACGATGGTTGCCGTTCGGGGTCCAGTATTTTGCGGCCTGATTCGGCTTGGGCATTCGCACCGCAATGATCGGATCGAGAAAGCGGCCGATCTTCCCGATGACGGCCTCGAGCTTTCTCACGTGGGTATCGGAGAGGTTGCGCTGATAGGGCGTCGGCTCGACGAGTTCGATCGGCAACGCCGCCAGCACCAGCCAGCGGCCTCCGTAGGGCTCCCGATATACCGCCAGCACCTTCCCGCCGTCTTCCTCGATCGTGCGATGCAGCTGCGCAACCTCCCCGGGAGGCGCGGCGGCCTGCAATTCCACCGCGGCCAGGCCGATCGATGCGCCGGCCGGTCGTTTCCGCCGCTTCACCCCAGCGGAGCCGGAGCCCTTTTTCCCCTTCGCCGTGGCCATGGAGCCTATGGTATGCGAGCCGAACGAGAAAGAAAAGCGAGAACGGCTCGAAATCTCACAGCCGCCGGACTACACTGACGAACCCATGAGTCTCTCACCGCCTCCGGGCCATTCACCCGATGCTCCTCGGAGGACCATCGGCTGGTTCACCGCCGCCTGTGTCCTCGTGAGCAATATCATCGGGGGCGGGATCTTCACGACCACAGGGTTTCTGGCGCGCGACATTGGAGACCCTCTTCTCATGCTGGCTCTCTGGTTCCTCGGCGCGCTGGTCGCACTGGCCGGAGCGACGGCCTATGCGGAACTCGGCGCGGCCTATCCGCAGGCAGGCGGAGACTACCTCTATCTCCGAGAGGCCTATGGTGCGTTGCCGGCTTTCTTAAGCGGATGGACGTCGTTCACGATCGGATTCGGCGCGGCGATCGCCGCATCGTCCGTCGGCTTCGCATCGTATCTCTCGCGCGTGTTGCCGCTCGAAGAACAACAGTCCATCTTCGAGACCGGCCTCGCATTGGGGCTCGTCTGGTGTCTGACCGCCGTGCATGCCGCAGGCGTGGGCGCCGGGGGTCTGCTTCAACGCCTGCTCACGACAGCCAAGCTCGCCGCGTTGGGCGTCTTGATCGTTGGTGGATTCCTCTTCGGAAGCGGCGCGTGGGAGCACCTTGCTGTTCGATCGATACCGGCCGGCGCAAGTCTTGGATCGGCCGCTGTCGCCTTCATCTTCGTGATGTACTGCTATCTGGGGTGGAACGTCGTAGGCTACATCGCGGGTGAAATTGCCGAGCCGACCAGAACCCTGCCGCGCATCATGATCGGCGGCACGGCGTTCGTCGCCGCCATCTATCTGTCGCTCAATGTGCTCTACCTTTACGCCTTGCCTATGGCGCAATTAGCCGAACCGCCGATTCTGCCTGTGGCGGAGAAAGCGGCGGCGGCCTTATGGGGCCCGGCGGCCGCCCGGTGGATTGCCCTCTTACTCGCGCTGTCTCTCGCGGGAGGCGTCAGCGCGATGATGTGGGCCGGACCTCGAGTCTACTGGGCGATGGCGAAGGATGGAGTGCTCTCACCCTGGTTGGCAGGGCTGCACGAGTCCAGCGCCGTTCCGGTCCGTGCCATGCTGATCCAGGCACTCTGGGCTTCGGTTTTGATCGTGACCGGTACCTTCGAACAACTGGTGATTTACAGCGGAGTCGTCCTCGCGGCATTCGTACTGTTGGTGCTCGGCGCCGTGATCCGCTTGCGCCGGCACAAACCAGGCTTACCCCGCCCGTACCTCGTGCCGTTCTACCCCTGGCTGCCCGGAATCTTGATGATCGGCGCCGGAGGACTCGTCGGGAGCAGCATCTTGCAACACCCAATGGAATCCCTGCTCGGCCTGGCCACCGTGCTCGCAGGATTGCCGTTCTACCGGATCTGGAGCAAGCTCCGACACGCACGACCAATGCCTTCTTAATCGCCTCGTCAAGATGGTTTTCAACATAGCGGCAGCGAGCGACATGTCGAGCCGTACTTGCTGCAGTCCGGCGAGGGCAAGGGGGGATTGAGCGATGCGACAACGACGTTGGAGAGTATTTTTGCGAGGCGAGAACAGCACGGGCGACCTAATCCGCTGGTGGGAGGTCGCCCGTGGTCGGCGCTTAGGGCGCCGGATGTCCGGACTTATTGGTCTTGTGTTGATCTTGCGGCCCGCATGACCCGCGCGATGTCAGGTGATGCAAGCTTCCAGTCGGGGGAGACTGCGTCAATCCCAGGCACTTGAGTTCCTCGTGTTTCGATCGGCTCTCCGGAATGAGTCAGGCTCACACCCGGTTGGTCTTTGGTGCCCATACGGCACAGCCAGTGGAGAACCGACTAGCACGACCGACGAGAAGCCCGCCCTTGCATTGGCGGGCCTAACGGGCCAGGTGGAGTCGCGTCGTCCATACCCACCCTCCTCTCCTGTGAGGTCACCGAGAGACCTGGGTAACAGCCGCGCGGTCTGTTCGATCTCTCGACCTTCGTAAGCGTTCGGGCCGCGATTTTTTCCTACGCCCATTAGAAAACGATGTCAATGGCCCAAAGCACTTTTTGAGTCTCGCAGTGAACGCATAAGGCATGCCACTGTTTCCAGAGCCTGTTCATTTCCGAAGCTCCAACTTTTTGAAACCGGCCGGCGGGTGAAACAGCCCGTCGTCCAGCCGCTTCGCATCGATTTTCGTCACCTCGGATCGAGATTCCTCTTTGCCGGTCTCGTCGTAGTCGATCTGCCGGAGCGGGAATCCCCCGTCCTTGAGGAAATCGCGAAACCAGGATGGATATCCGCCACGGGACGAGGCCTCGTCGGCCAGGACCCCGTACAGGGCCGCATTGCTGAGCCCCTTCGCAATGCACAGCTCGCTCATGCTGCCGTCCGACTTGTCCTTAGCGACATAGCCCTCACAGGAGTAGCCCGCAATCTTCCCATTCTTTCCGGTCTTAGTGACGGTGATGTCGTCCAGAACTGATTTGGCATCCGCCACACCCAAGTCCGACCAGATCATGGTCGTGTATGTGTGGTCGTCACGATCGACGAAGAATCCGTCCTTCTTCTTGGCGTCCCAGACGCTGAACTCCGCGTCGCCGTCGTCGACCCGCATCTTCTCTCCCTTGAAATAAAAAGTCCTGGTCTCCGTCTCGTCGCCCGAGGTTTCCTTGAGCGTAATGACGCCTTCAAACGCCGCGGCGAACGACGGCATCGCCTGTCCGCACCAGAGCATGACCAACATCGCGATCGTGGCGGTTTTCATGGTCGAGTCCTTTCTCGGGGAGACGCTCATTTCTATTGACCGCCTTCCTGCTGCTGCTTCTTCATCCGTTCGCCGAATTGCTTCATCATCTCGGACAGGTCGGGCTTGGCTCCTCCGGTCGAGGCTCCGTCCTTTCCCGCTCTGCGCTTTTTCATTTCCTCTATTCGCTTCTGAACATCTTCGCCGCCCATGGCCCCCATCATGGCGCCACGGTCCATTTTCTGATATCCGGCAGGCGCGGCGAACAGCGCGGCGTCCATCGACTTCGCTTCGATGCCGGTCACTTCCGTACGAGTGGTCGCCGTTCCGGTGCTGTCGTATCGGATCGAGCGCAGCCCGAATCCTCCCTCGTTGATCAGCCGCGTGACCCAAGTCGGTTGCTTCTTCATCGGCTCCATCCAGAAGCTCGCCGTCCGCCCAAACCCCTTCGCGACACAGATTTCGTGCTTCTCCTTGTCCTCGCCCTTCTCCTTCACGCGCCAGATTTCGCAGGAGCGACCGGCGACC belongs to Nitrospira sp. and includes:
- a CDS encoding CBS domain-containing protein, whose translation is MFVRDVMSSGFVSAFPTDTVRSVVIKMINRHCGAIPVVEGDNRLVGIVTVRDILLPLYPNYGDYIHDNVHSRDFLEMEEGYHEILTKKVEEVMSRNPLTISSSGPILEAASYMGLKNFRRIPVVDQGRLVGMLSIGDINRGLFFAQQAA
- a CDS encoding 4a-hydroxytetrahydrobiopterin dehydratase, which codes for MGLADQKCVPCRGGVPPLPNDRVQSLLRDLGGGWSLNGQGHLERLYTFQDFAQALAFVNRVGAVAEAEGHHPDLYLAWGKCKVEIWTHKINGLTESDFYMAAKADREFESTRNAAA
- a CDS encoding inositol monophosphatase family protein, whose translation is MLPADSEDIPPDQLMTVAIEAARQAGDLLLDYAEAGFRIEHKNPIDLVTDADRAAERCIIELIRRRFPSHRILAEEQGPTVQAPSRYQWIVDPLDGTTNFAHRFPFYSVSIGVERDGIGLIGVVFDPTRSELFTAQAGAGVRLNGTTLAVSRITHLDRALLVTGFAYDIRETADNNLDHFARFALKTQGLRRTGSAALDLCYVASGRFDGFWEVRLNPWDMAAGIVILTEAGGTVTDFVGGAHSIYGKELVASNGLIHQAMLEVLRQGARPRS
- a CDS encoding ParB N-terminal domain-containing protein, with protein sequence MATAKGKKGSGSAGVKRRKRPAGASIGLAAVELQAAAPPGEVAQLHRTIEEDGGKVLAVYREPYGGRWLVLAALPIELVEPTPYQRNLSDTHVRKLEAVIGKIGRFLDPIIAVRMPKPNQAAKYWTPNGNHRLSAMRTLGAKSLVAIVVPEAAAAYQILALNTEKAHNLREKALEVIRMYKELAQLEDSSEEMYALEFEEPSLITLGLCYEERPRFSGGAYHPVLKRVDEFLKKPMRTAIETRRERARTVLALDDLIVRQVEALKAKGLTSPYLKSFVVARVNPIRFRPKEAPAISFDEALDRMTTAAEKFNPDKVKMDDLAKSGGAPDEAE
- a CDS encoding DUF4412 domain-containing protein, giving the protein MKTATIAMLVMLWCGQAMPSFAAAFEGVITLKETSGDETETRTFYFKGEKMRVDDGDAEFSVWDAKKKDGFFVDRDDHTYTTMIWSDLGVADAKSVLDDITVTKTGKNGKIAGYSCEGYVAKDKSDGSMSELCIAKGLSNAALYGVLADEASSRGGYPSWFRDFLKDGGFPLRQIDYDETGKEESRSEVTKIDAKRLDDGLFHPPAGFKKLELRK
- the lpxC gene encoding UDP-3-O-acyl-N-acetylglucosamine deacetylase, translated to MRLQQTLANTITCTGVGLHSGQPVTLTMRPASPDTGVVFVNRNGHAGASLAATVKHLVPTELCTAISGNGFQVKTIEHLLAALAGLNVDNVFVDLDAGEAPVMDGSSAQFVRLIRSAGLVSQAKRQPYLKMTRPLEVVDGSRRIRIEPSSTPRITYSIQYNHPLIQTQTYTYEYSADAFESEIADARTFGFLEEVEALWARGLGRGGNLDNTVVLSKDGVLNESGLRFADEFVRHKVLDLIGDFALLGVPFIGHLIADRSGHALHTKLVKQILDHPDCWVLLNADHGLTVPELLSTVSSSRPTAPVALQAAS
- a CDS encoding DUF4412 domain-containing protein; this translates as MRVLAALFTVTIAAGFPPPPATASDFEGVLHMTTTHGDEQPAKMDWMIKGDKARIERARADGRTHVMILDSKAKTMLVLFPERQAYTEIKLGGEQSERISKAMEDYEVERTGKTDKVAGRSCEIWRVKEKGEDKEKHEICVAKGFGRTASFWMEPMKKQPTWVTRLINEGGFGLRSIRYDSTGTATTRTEVTGIEAKSMDAALFAAPAGYQKMDRGAMMGAMGGEDVQKRIEEMKKRRAGKDGASTGGAKPDLSEMMKQFGERMKKQQQEGGQ
- a CDS encoding RiPP maturation radical SAM C-methyltransferase, which produces MIDKAQVALVNMPFSYSKYPSIQLGTLSALLKSQGIPVDCHHLNVRFAHKIGTPLYELICEKRALFGEWIFSYLLFRDNPKRAEYPRVFKPVFEQLTQESGHSLGYFEDMAVRTAPQFLTQALTSIDWGQYRLVGFTSTFDQNVASLTMAKLIKDLYPSVTIVFGGANYDGEMGLEYFRAFPFIDHVVVGEGEESFPRLVRKVLGREASEYPSGIAYREGNDIRLTPNASLFSDFVKTGPPDYDDYYRLLAELGESSQGLDRILLYEGSRGCWWGEKHHCTFCGLNAQSMKFRAKSSEQVAQEMTYLSHRYDTARFRLVDNIIDMKYVENLFGKFAAAHCDLDVFIETKSNLHKSQIRTLAVGGVKCMQPGLESLSLNQLRAMDKGVTPMQNILCLKWSFYYRVAVSWNILLGFPGETNEDYRRQLDLIPSLLHLQPPESTGKFWLERFSPYYMRPQEYGVRITGPGAAYEYIYDARQVDLKKVAYDFEYELDDWPVDPHVYQELVSAIEGWRRLHTSNDRPFLYYSKALNYVTVYDGRTPGSPTRKRYDGLAAQVIEICNDAAKGLEQIQAALARDVRETDVEPLAPVLAELTARRILYEERGKYFTLAIPEHPYL
- a CDS encoding amino acid permease, with the translated sequence MVCEPNEKEKRERLEISQPPDYTDEPMSLSPPPGHSPDAPRRTIGWFTAACVLVSNIIGGGIFTTTGFLARDIGDPLLMLALWFLGALVALAGATAYAELGAAYPQAGGDYLYLREAYGALPAFLSGWTSFTIGFGAAIAASSVGFASYLSRVLPLEEQQSIFETGLALGLVWCLTAVHAAGVGAGGLLQRLLTTAKLAALGVLIVGGFLFGSGAWEHLAVRSIPAGASLGSAAVAFIFVMYCYLGWNVVGYIAGEIAEPTRTLPRIMIGGTAFVAAIYLSLNVLYLYALPMAQLAEPPILPVAEKAAAALWGPAAARWIALLLALSLAGGVSAMMWAGPRVYWAMAKDGVLSPWLAGLHESSAVPVRAMLIQALWASVLIVTGTFEQLVIYSGVVLAAFVLLVLGAVIRLRRHKPGLPRPYLVPFYPWLPGILMIGAGGLVGSSILQHPMESLLGLATVLAGLPFYRIWSKLRHARPMPS
- a CDS encoding arsenosugar biosynthesis-associated peroxidase-like protein, producing the protein MDTYYHPHDLGKFADMGKGHPVLWEKFMAYYSACFAEGALTEREKALIALAVAHTVQCPYCIDAYTQASLEKGSNIEEMTEAVHVACAIRGGASLVHGVQMRNVAEKLSM